From a region of the Sporosarcina ureilytica genome:
- a CDS encoding saccharopine dehydrogenase family protein, with translation MKVVVLGAGLMGKETARDLVKSDDVEQVYLADINVCQAEDFAEELMSDKLDILLLNANDDEQLGDIMALGDVVVNALFYTFNEKVARIAIEKKVHSIDLGGHIGGATDAVLKLEERAKANGVTLIPDLGVAPGMINILTGYGAQKLDKVETIKLYVGGIPVKPEPPLNYNVVFSLEGVFDHYTDPSHVIRNGKLKEIPSLSEIEAIHFDEYGELEAFHTSGGTSTLTTSFPNVQTLEYKTIRYPGHAEKFQLLVDLGLLSRDSKVTVGGQSIKVRDVMRAHLSPQLQLGEKSDAVLLRVIVSGEKDGAQMSYEYDLVTEKDTNKKITAMARATASTMSIVAQMIGKGLISKRGVYPPENIVPGEEYIKELKKRGVMIQESIK, from the coding sequence ATGAAAGTTGTCGTACTTGGCGCAGGCTTAATGGGAAAAGAAACAGCGCGTGATTTGGTGAAAAGCGATGATGTCGAACAGGTATACTTAGCGGATATCAATGTTTGCCAAGCCGAAGATTTTGCTGAAGAATTGATGTCTGACAAGCTAGATATATTATTACTAAATGCCAACGATGATGAGCAATTAGGGGACATCATGGCATTAGGAGATGTCGTTGTAAATGCACTTTTTTATACATTTAATGAAAAGGTAGCGCGTATCGCGATTGAAAAAAAGGTTCATTCCATCGACCTTGGCGGGCATATCGGCGGGGCAACGGATGCTGTTCTTAAACTAGAGGAACGAGCAAAGGCAAACGGTGTTACACTTATTCCAGATCTTGGCGTAGCGCCGGGAATGATTAATATTCTTACCGGATACGGTGCCCAAAAGTTAGACAAAGTAGAGACGATTAAATTATACGTCGGTGGTATTCCAGTGAAACCGGAGCCGCCATTAAATTACAATGTTGTTTTTTCACTTGAAGGGGTATTCGATCATTATACAGATCCTTCGCACGTCATACGAAATGGGAAATTGAAGGAAATCCCGTCTTTATCGGAAATTGAAGCGATTCATTTTGATGAATACGGAGAACTGGAAGCATTCCATACGTCGGGCGGTACATCAACATTAACAACATCTTTCCCGAATGTACAAACGCTTGAGTACAAAACAATCCGCTATCCAGGGCATGCAGAAAAGTTCCAACTACTTGTTGATCTTGGGTTATTGTCGCGGGATTCAAAGGTGACGGTTGGTGGGCAATCGATTAAAGTCCGCGATGTGATGAGAGCGCATCTATCCCCGCAACTTCAATTAGGAGAAAAATCAGATGCCGTGCTTTTACGTGTCATTGTGAGCGGAGAAAAAGATGGCGCACAAATGTCGTATGAATATGATTTGGTGACTGAAAAAGATACAAATAAAAAAATAACTGCAATGGCGCGTGCGACAGCAAGTACGATGTCGATTGTGGCACAAATGATTGGTAAAGGATTGATCTCAAAGCGCGGGGTTTATCCACCAGAAAACATTGTACCAGGAGAAGAATATATTAAAGAATTGAAAAAACGTGGCGTTATGATTCAAGAAAGTATTAAATAA